From one Planococcus citri chromosome 3, ihPlaCitr1.1, whole genome shotgun sequence genomic stretch:
- the LOC135840915 gene encoding four and a half LIM domains protein 2-like, translating into MADVDSYAYTTTKVRKTKKTTSTKRRESTDGGNAEVTITEVTEKENHIPSLTNGISRKQSGDFTNTKTTTTTKEWQSTHFCCWQCDESLTGQRYVLRDEHPYCIKCYESVFANPCEECNKIIGIDSKDLSYKDKHWHEACFLCSKCTVSLVDKQFGSKLEKIYCGNCYDSQFASRCDGCGDIFRAGTKKMEYKTRQWHEKCFCCVVCKSAIGTKSFIPREQEIYCAGCYEEKFATRCIKCNKIITSGGVTYKNEPWHRECFTCTNCDASLAGQRFTSRDDKPYCAECFGELFAKRCTSCSKPITGIGGTRFISFEDRHWHNDCFICASCKTSLVGRGFITDADDIICPECAKQKLS; encoded by the exons ATGGCCGACGTTGACTCGTACGCCTATACCACCACCAAGGTGCGCAAAACCAAGAAAACCACGTCTACGAAAAGACGCGAAAGCACGGATGGTGGAAATGCCGAAGTTACCATCACCGAAGTAACCGAAAAAGAAAACCACATCCCATCTCTCACCAATGGAATCTCGCGCAAACAAAG CGGAGACTTCACAAACACAAAAACCACAACCACAACCAAAGAATGGCAATCAACGCATTTCTGTTGCTGGCAATGCGACGAATCGTTGACCGGTCAGAGATACGTGTTGAGAGATGAACATCCTTATTGTATCAAATGCTACGAATCCGTGTTCGCAAATCCCTGCGAAGAATGCAACAAAATCATCGGAATTGATTCCaag gatCTGTCTTATAAGGATAAACATTGGCACGAAGCTTGCTTCTTATGTAGCAAATGTACCGTTTCTTTAGTCGATAAGCAATTCGGATCGAAATTAGAGAAAATCTACTGCGGCAATTGCTACGATTCACAATTCGCCTCAAGATGCGACGGTTGCGGAGATATCTTTAGAGCAG gtacgaaaaaaatggaatacaAAACCCGACAATGGCACGAAAAATGTTTCTGTTGCGTCGTTTGTAAATCTGCGATCGGAACTAAAAGTTTTATTCCGAGGGAGCAAGAAATCTATTGCGCCGGTTGCTACGAAGAGAAATTCGCCACGAGATGCATCAAATGCAacaag ATCATCACCAGCGGAGGTGTAACTTACAAAAATGAACCGTGGCACAGAGAATGTTTCACGTGTACGAATTGCGACGCTTCATTGGCCGGACAGCGTTTCACGTCCCGGGACGACAAACCATATTGCGCCGAATGCTTCGGAGAATTGTTTGCCAAACGATGCACGTCCTGCAGTAAACCTATTACTG GTATCGGCGGAACACGATTCATTTCGTTCGAAGATCGTCATTGGCATAACGACTGTTTTATTTGCGCTTCCTGTAAGACTTCGTTGGTTGGACGCGGTTTCATTACCGATGCAGATGATATCATTTGCCCAGAGTGTGCTAAACAGAAACTTTCGTAA